A window from Purpureocillium takamizusanense chromosome 3, complete sequence encodes these proteins:
- a CDS encoding uncharacterized protein (EggNog:ENOG503Q0AT~COG:U~TransMembrane:14 (i57-81o93-112i124-142o154-175i182-205o217-236i248-271o277-299i320-339o359-377i384-402o414-439i451-470o528-545i)), with protein sequence MSRTTSQTSTARGRDDIVEQVSLPSLSRSHEGTTPAAEVPPGITVGQSRKLSNAQTATVMACLCACVFVSALDVTIITTALPSIAGLFASNSGYTWVGTSFILAHTASTPTWGGLSDIWGRRPVILAACAVFFAGSLICAAVDSGLGSFVAGRAVQGVGAAGLTTMVNICIADMFPPRDRGLYYGLTSVVWAVASGVGPVMGGVFTSRLTWRWCFWINLPITGAAFLLLCFTLKLFSPRTPLRAGLAAIDWTGSLLAVGGSLMLLLGLYFGGVYEPWHSATVICLIVFGFLTGGLFVLNEWKLAVYPVMPIHLFRTVSSAAAYGLCFFHAFVFLGVAYYLPMYFQSVLLAGPLTSGVYLLPYILSSSLSAALTGVFIQRTGKYMPAVYCGTTAMTLGVGLLIDVGMDKNWARLVGFQIIGGVGAGMNFEGPLLAVQAVVPSRDVAAATTTMGFTRTISTAISVVIGGVIFQNEMNGKRELLMRKVGDELAARFDGATASANVELVRTLAPMQQLAVRTAYYDAMRSMWIMYTVMSAVAMLTGLLIRGHHLHKEQQEPALGLGNEREIATQVTQ encoded by the exons ATGTCGCGCACCACAAGCCAGACGTCCACCGCCCGCGGTCGCGATGACATTGTCGAGCAGGTATCCCTCCCCTCCTTGAGCCGCAGCCATGAGGGCACCacgcctgccgccgaggtGCCCCCCGGCATCACCGTCGGGCAGTCCCGCAAGCTCTCCAACGCCCAGACCGCGACAGTCATGGCCTGCCTCTGCGCGTGCGTCTTCGTgtccgccctcgacgtcacAATCATCACTACCGCCTTGCCCTCCATTGCCGGCCTCTTCGCCTCCAACTCGGGCTACACCTGGGTCGGCACCAGCTTCATCCTCGCCCACACCGCCAGCACGCCCACTTGGGGCGGCCTGTCGGACATCtggggccgccggcccgtgATCCTGGCTGCCtgcgccgtcttcttcgcggGAAGCCTGATTTGTGCCGCGGTCGACTCTGGTCTCGGGTCCTTCGTCGCCGGGAGGGCCGTCCAGGGTGTaggcgcggcgggcctcaCGACCATGGTCAACATCTGCATAGCCGACATGTTCCCGCCCAGGGACCGCGGCTTGTACTATGGCCTCACGTCTGTTGTCTGGGCCGTTGCCAGTGGCGTGGGGCCCGTTATGGGAGGGGTGTTTACGAGTAGACTGAC CTGGAGATGGTGCTTTTGGATCAATC TCCCCATTACCGGCGCGGCgtttctcctcctctgctTCACCCTGAAGCTCTTTTCACCGAGAACGCCGCTACGCGCGGGTCTCGCCGCAATCGACTGGACGGGCAGTCTCCTTGCCGTGGGAGGCTCACtcatgctcctcctcggcctctaCTTCGGCGGGGTGTACGAGCCATGGCACTCCGCCACCGTCATATGCCTTATAGTCTTCGGGTTCCTCACGGGCGGCCTTTTCGTGCTCAACGAGTGGAAGCTCGCCGTCTACCCCGTCATGCCTATTCACCTCTTCCGCACGGTGTCGTCTGCAGCAGCATACGGCCTCTGCTTCTTCCATGCGTTTGTGTTCCTCGGCGTGGCGTATTACCTGCCCATGTACTTTCAGTCGGTTCTACTAGCCGGTCCGTTGACGTCTGGCGTGTACCTGCTGCCGTACATACTCTCTTCTAGTctctcggcggcgctgacgggtGTCTTCATCCAAAGGACCGGCAAGTACATGCCCGCCGTGTACTGTGGcacgacggccatgacgctcggcgtcggcctgctcaTTGACGTAGGCATGGACAAGAACTGGGCCCGGCTCGTGGGCTTCCAGAtcattggcggcgtcggcgcgggcatgAACTTTGAGGgcccgctgctcgccgtgcaAGCCGTCGTGCCGTCTCGCGacgtagccgccgccacgactACCATGGGGTTCACGAGGACCATATCGACGGCCATTTCCGTTGTCATTGGCGGCGTCATTTTCCAGAATGAGATGAATGGTAAGCGGGAGCTACTGATGCGGAAAGTCGGCGACGAACTTGCCGCGCGGTTCGACGGGGCGACCGCGTCTGCGAACGTGGAGCTGGTCAGGACGCTGGCCCCTATGCAGCAGCTCGCAGTCAGGACGGCGTACTACGACGCCATGAGGTCTATGTGGATCATG TACACCGTCATGTCTGCCGTGGCTATGCTCACCGGTCTTTTGATCCGGGGCCACCACTTGCACAAAGAGCAGCAAGAACCGGCTCTCGGACTGGGCAACGAGCGCGAGATTGCGACTCAAGTCACACAATAA
- a CDS encoding uncharacterized protein (EggNog:ENOG503NX7Z~TransMembrane:10 (i66-91o103-126i138-156o162-180i192-213o225-245i357-377o389-408i420-440o452-473i)~COG:G) — translation MRAPDLGLVSSDDGIVDGTSSDPATRPLLTHDTMEAPSEPASTRSSSAGPDAELARAVLKKIDYTIIPLLFVTYMLNFMDKVVLSSAAVFGLREDNHLKGQQYSWVSSAFYFGYLMWTYPTSILIARLPTAKYLAANTLFWGTVVGLTAACSSFGGLVAARFLLGVAEATVSPTFMYLTSTWYTRDEIPSRVGIWFAGNAIGGIISSLLAFGIGHADGPLSPWRWMYIILGIMTLVWAIPVFLLLPDTISKARFLTPRERRLAAGRVVVAGMGTSENARWQRSQVIECLVDPKTWLIFPIALLTQIPNGSTQSFSNIVIQSFGFNNLQSTLINLPYSILSAVTIYGTGYLAGRFRTLNCLLVIAVVMPCVVGAAVIFCRDRVPHGVQLFAYFLLSTGPASLPLIMAMVSSNYRGVTKKMTITAMLFVAYCTGNIAGPLLFRREEDPTYATAFGAIMVCYALVAILTLVLRCYLQRLNARRIRMEGYEGSAGAAGTLANGTVPTPVDSKDIVLAVAEAQLRPEDHQDVTDWSMRGFRYRL, via the exons ATGAGGGCTCCTGATCTCGGGCTCGtctcgagcgacgacggcattgTCGATGGCACCTCGTCTGACCCTGCTACCAGGCCGCTTCTCACCCACGACACCATGGAAGCCCCTTCAGAGCCGGCCAGCACCCGCTCTAGCTCCGCAGGCCCGGACGCTGAGCTGGCGCGAGCCGTGCTGAAGAAGATTGACTACACAATCATACCACTGCTCTTCGTCACGTACATGCTCAACTTCATGGACAAGGTCGTCCTatccagcgccgccgtctttggTCTTCGTGAAGACAAT CACCTCAAAGGCCAGCAGTACAGTTGGGTCAGCAGCGCTTTCTACTTTGGCTATCTGATGTGGACATATCCCACAAGCATCCTCATCGCGCGCCTCCCCACAGCCAAGTATCTAGCGGCCAACACGCTCTTCTGGGGCACGGTTGTCGGCCTCACCGCTGCCTGCAGTAGCTTTGGTGGGCTCGTGGCTGCCCGCTTCTTgcttggcgtcgccgaggccaccgtCAGCCCGACCTTCATGTATCTCACATCAACCTGGTACACCCGCGATGAGATTCCCAGCCGGGTAGGAATCTGGTTCGCGGGCAAtgccatcggcggcatcatATCCAGCCTTCTTGCGTTTGGCATCGGCCATGCCGACGGCCCCCTCAGCCCCTGGCGTTGGATGTACATCATCCTTGGTATCATGACTCTGGTTTGGGCGATACCTGTGTTCCTGCTACTCCCAGATACTATCTCCAAAGCGCGGTTTCTCACGCCGAGGGAGAgacggctggcggctggTCGCGTCGTGGTTGCGGGCATGGGCACGTCTGAGAACGCTCGTTGGCAGCGCAGTCAGGTTATTGAGTGCCTTGTCGACCCCAAGACATGGCTCATCTTCCCCATAGCGCTGCTCACGCAGATCCCCAACGGCAGCACACAGAGCTTCTCCAACATCGTTATACAGTCCTTTGGCTTCAACAACCTTCAGTCGACGCTCATTAATTTGCCATACTCCATACTTAGTGCCGTGACGATATACGGCACCGGATATCTGGCAGGTCGCTTCCGCACCCTTAACTGTTTACTGGTCATCGCTGTAGTTATGCCGTGCGtggttggcgccgccgtcatcttcTGCCGCGATAGGGTCCCTCACGGCGTTCAGCTTTTCGCCTACTTTCTTCTGTCAACCGGACCGGCATCTTTGCCactcatcatggccatggtATCGTCCAACTATCGCGGCGTCACCAAAAAGATGACCATCACGGCCATGCTCTTCGTCGCCTACTGCACGGGCAATATCGCAGGCCCCCTGTTGTTCCGCAGGGAAGAAGACCCGACCTATGCGACGGCCTTCGGCGCCATCATGGTCTGCTACGCGCTCGTGGCCATACTCACACTTGTGCTGAGGTGCTACCTTCAGCGGCTAAATGCGAGAAGAATAAGAATGGAGGGGTACGAGGGCAGTGCTGGGGCAGCTGGCACACTGGCGAACGGAACGGTGCCAACGCCCGTCGACAGCAAGGACATTGTATTGGCTGTAGCGGAAGCCCAACTTCGGCCCGAGGACCACCAAGACGTCACTGATTGGAGCATGAGAGGGTTTAGGTACCGCCTGTAA